From the genome of Saccharomyces paradoxus strain CBS432 chromosome XII sequence:
CCTTCTAGTGCGTCTTTTTGAAGAGAATTTTGctgaagaaatagaaagaTATAGTCGTACTATCAGCGAGACCAATCCTGGCAGGAACAAAATGATTACCGCTCGAATAATTTCGCCCAAGAACCCCAATAAAAAGGCAAGCTTTTCTGGAAGGGATCATCACACCTCAGGATCCAATCACAGCCAATTTGTATTGGAACACAGCGACTCATTTGGCCCAAACAGTTTactttttggaaaatatttaacAAGAACGTTATCCCACTCGTCCACTACGAGCAGCTTGGATAAAAGTGGAATTGCTTCCGGCACTTCAAGCACCTTCTTAGCAGGGCCACAGCCAAATACCAGCGCTGAGCTACAACACAAGTATGATCACTCACATTCCGGATAACAAATGTCGCAAAATTGTTCACTATAGAATATACGCATATGTAAtcatttatttattcatcCATGGCTTTTATTTGTAAACACATTTATTTCGGGCGGCATTGGCCACATTGTACGAAAAGAGGACATACTTTTTCCATATCAAAGTGAAGAACACAGTGACATGTTGCCTCAGTTCTCCTTCAAATACTCCTGAAATGATAAGGAATTGGCATATTGTGGATAAAATTAATGAACTATTGCACTGTATCGTCCCCCCTCCCTTGTCTAAGGATCCTTAACGTCGTAATTTAGTGTGtataaggaagaaaaatcgTCAATTTTACTGGGCCAGATTGTCTCAGGAAGGTAAGTTCCGTTTTCCGCTATAAAATTCTGACGTTCTTCCTGGTCTTGGGCATCCAAATTCTGTAATTGTTTTTCGCAATCTTTCAAGATAGTTTTCATCCTGTTTGCCACTTCCTTTCTCCGCTTTGCTTCCAGAACCAAATTACCGTAGCtctcttcaaaattatcATAAAATTCACAAAGTTCCTTTGTTGTTTGAATATCTTGTCTACAGGAATTCTTGAAGGTGTCAATGAGATTGGAAATATCTTTAAAGattaataaatattctAGATTTCGATTGAAATCATCTATTATTTCAGAAACTTCGCTGTGTATTTCAGTCTTTTcgtttatttttgtttgtaaGAATTGACCCAAGTTGAGTATTGATTTGTCCACATCGTCAATTATCTCATGCAGGGTTTTAGATATGTTGTATAATTCTTGATCGTCACCTTGTACCACCTTAAACAAGTCCTCACGTTCTTCgttatcaatttttttgtcttgtAACAGTAGTGTCTTGTCAAAATGCTGTGTCAATGAATTCATTATTTCCGCTAaatctttttcaagatcCGTCAGTTCCTTGCTGAACTGCTCTGCCACATTTGTTTCCATCAGCTTATCTATGCCAAATTTACTTTGGAATCTTTGGGTTATGCCCGTTAATTTGGTATCGATCAGCTCCTTGTTAACTTTCCTAACCATATTCTCGTATTGAAGCTTaatgttttcaatttgacGCTGAATCACTGGTACCTCCTTCAGTTTGTCATGCAATAAGTCAACGTTGTCCCTCGAGATGTAGTCCCCTAATTTGGAGGGATCTGTATTATCTTTATCTGTCATGATTAACT
Proteins encoded in this window:
- the ATG17 gene encoding protein kinase regulatory subunit ATG17 (Scaffold protein responsible for phagophore assembly site organization~similar to YLR423C), with translation MNEGDVTKFVNNARKTLTDAQLLCSSANLRIVDIKKKLSSWQLSISKLNFLIVGLRQQGKFLYAILREGIGKKLIQKQWNQVILVVLVDEMNYWQHEITSKVKRLDGIVNELIMTDKDNTDPSKLGDYISRDNVDLLHDKLKEVPVIQRQIENIKLQYENMVRKVNKELIDTKLTGITQRFQSKFGIDKLMETNVAEQFSKELTDLEKDLAEIMNSLTQHFDKTLLLQDKKIDNEEREDLFKVVQGDDQELYNISKTLHEIIDDVDKSILNLGQFLQTKINEKTEIHSEVSEIIDDFNRNLEYLLIFKDISNLIDTFKNSCRQDIQTTKELCEFYDNFEESYGNLVLEAKRRKEVANRMKTILKDCEKQLQNLDAQDQEERQNFIAENGTYLPETIWPSKIDDFSSLYTLNYDVKDP